In Candidatus Bathyarchaeota archaeon, one genomic interval encodes:
- a CDS encoding DUF2130 domain-containing protein → MSKISTCPICQNTILPDKLEVDEEILSWLNQLRETKALQSWLFYCKTIHGQAMRGTTAQIVAENIGVFQKQFVTEIQCMQEQQRKLKDDMQKQQIQSKEEMRKLIDENLSRQREITSKELTQFSEVLNKIASGLTERASAIERYQMHFKDEIRNLIDKNLSKQRETTSKELTQFSEVLNKISSGLTERTSAIDEHIRKQTTVTSTQMTQFSETLNKIASGAAERTSTSLNEMAITFSTNMSKVQNDMLMNFTDKFGEISTRLTHILTDLARQPLVKKAEIKERELVEELCEACEKDYIERVGGAGKPDIVAKPKHEGVEIGRTVVFEVKDTQRWSNKFIDQLKKYMENYHTPFGILATKDLPAESEIKGFSVSVDRYGIMLICKYEYGALAYQMLRKLLIALYLEGKETMDFQALFKDEEILGLLEETKGYTKYIRSIRKNVRDIEKDLSRMQDELDKKLDAVTYKIATLQKS, encoded by the coding sequence ATGAGCAAGATTAGCACTTGCCCAATTTGCCAAAACACGATTCTGCCAGACAAGTTAGAAGTAGATGAGGAAATTCTTTCATGGCTCAATCAACTTAGAGAAACTAAGGCTCTTCAATCATGGCTATTCTATTGCAAAACCATACACGGACAGGCAATGAGAGGAACTACAGCACAAATCGTAGCAGAGAATATAGGTGTTTTTCAGAAACAATTCGTTACTGAAATACAATGCATGCAAGAACAACAGAGAAAACTCAAAGATGATATGCAAAAACAACAGATACAATCCAAGGAAGAAATGAGGAAATTAATAGATGAAAACTTAAGCAGACAAAGGGAAATTACCAGTAAAGAATTAACCCAATTCTCGGAAGTGCTGAACAAGATAGCCTCTGGACTTACTGAAAGAGCCTCTGCAATAGAAAGATACCAAATGCACTTCAAAGATGAAATAAGGAATCTAATTGATAAGAACTTGAGTAAACAAAGAGAAACAACCAGTAAAGAACTAACTCAATTTTCCGAAGTCTTGAACAAAATTTCATCTGGACTTACAGAGAGAACATCTGCAATAGATGAACACATAAGAAAACAGACAACTGTAACAAGCACCCAGATGACTCAGTTCTCGGAGACGCTAAACAAAATCGCTTCTGGAGCTGCCGAAAGAACCTCTACTAGTCTAAACGAAATGGCAATAACATTCTCCACCAATATGAGCAAGGTTCAAAATGATATGCTGATGAATTTCACCGACAAATTCGGGGAAATCTCAACAAGACTAACACATATACTAACAGATTTGGCGAGACAGCCTCTTGTCAAGAAAGCGGAAATAAAAGAAAGGGAACTGGTTGAAGAATTATGTGAAGCATGTGAAAAAGACTACATAGAGCGTGTAGGTGGTGCTGGAAAACCAGATATTGTTGCTAAGCCAAAACATGAGGGAGTGGAAATCGGAAGAACAGTTGTTTTTGAAGTTAAGGATACTCAGAGATGGAGTAATAAGTTCATTGACCAACTGAAGAAATACATGGAAAATTACCATACACCTTTTGGTATTCTCGCTACAAAAGACTTACCCGCAGAATCAGAAATCAAAGGCTTTTCGGTCTCAGTTGACCGTTATGGAATAATGTTGATTTGCAAATATGAGTATGGTGCGCTTGCCTATCAGATGCTACGTAAACTTCTCATTGCTCTCTACTTAGAAGGAAAGGAAACAATGGACTTTCAAGCATTGTTCAAAGATGAGGAGATTTTAGGGCTTCTGGAAGAAACAAAAGGATATACTAAATATATCAGAAGTATTCGAAAGAATGTTCGAGACATTGAGAAAGATTTGAGTAGAATGCAAGACGAGCTTGATAAAAAACTTGATGCGGTTACATACAAGATAGCGACGCTTCAGAAGAGTTAA